In one Pseudomonas purpurea genomic region, the following are encoded:
- a CDS encoding YaiI/YqxD family protein, whose protein sequence is MRVWIDADACPRAAKDLVVKFALKRQFEVVLVAGQPQIKPGLALVKLIVVPSGPDAADDYLVEHAVPGELVICSDVPLADRLVKKGVAALDPRGKEFDAQNMGDRLAVRNLFTDLREQGQMGGGPAPFGEREKQAFANSLDRILTRLTRKP, encoded by the coding sequence ATGCGTGTCTGGATCGATGCCGACGCCTGCCCTCGGGCGGCGAAGGATCTGGTGGTGAAATTCGCCCTCAAGCGCCAGTTTGAAGTGGTGCTGGTGGCCGGTCAGCCGCAGATCAAACCGGGTCTGGCCCTGGTGAAGCTGATCGTGGTGCCCAGTGGCCCGGACGCTGCCGACGATTACCTGGTGGAACACGCGGTGCCAGGTGAACTGGTGATTTGCAGCGACGTGCCGTTGGCGGATCGTCTGGTGAAGAAGGGCGTGGCGGCGCTGGACCCTCGGGGCAAGGAGTTCGATGCGCAGAACATGGGTGATCGCCTGGCCGTGCGGAACCTGTTCACCGACCTGCGTGAGCAGGGCCAGATGGGCGGCGGCCCCGCGCCGTTTGGCGAACGCGAGAAGCAGGCATTCGCCAATTCGCTGGACCGGATACTGACCCGGCTGACCCGAAAACCCTGA